In the genome of Campylobacter avium LMG 24591, the window TTTGAAATTCTAGGCCTGGCTGCTTTATTGTTATTTTTTGCATTTTTATATATCTTTTTTAATTTTAAATACCTAGATGTCTTAGCCCTAGGCAAGGATGTAGCTATAAATTTAGGGCTTGATTATGATAGATTAGTTAAAAATTTTATCATAGTAGTGGCTATTTTAACCTCAGTCAGCACGGCTTTAGTAGGGCCAATCACCTTTTTGGGACTGTTAGTGGCAAATATTAGCTACGAGCTTTTTAAAACCCACAAACACAGCATTTTGCTAAGTGCTTGCTCGCTCATAAGCCTTATAACCTTGCTTGGCGGAATTTACATAGTCTCAAAGGTCTTTGCTTTTAATACAACCATAAGCGTTGTTATAAATTTCTTAGGCGGAATTTATTTTATATACCTAGTTCTTAAAGGAAACCGCATATGATAGAACTTAAAAATATTTGCAAAAAATACGATTCAAAAGCAGTTTTAACCAACATCACAGTATCTTTTAACAAGCACAAAATCACCTCTTTAATAGGCTCAAACGGTGCCGGTAAAAGCACAGCACTTGGCATAGCAAGTAGGCTTATAAAGCCTGATAGTGGAGAAATCATCATAGACGGGCTTGAGTTAAGCAAATACAAAAGCCACGAACTAGCGCAAAAAATTTCCATACTAAAACAACAAAACAACATTAACATAAGGCTTAGAGTAAAGGAGCTAGTTAGCTTTGGCCGCTTTCCTTATTCTCAAGGCAAACTAAATTCCAAAGATGAGGCAAAGATAAAAGAAGCCATTGCGTATATGGATTTACAAGGGCTTGAGGATAGATTTTTAGACTCTTTAAGCGGAGGACAAAGGCAAAGAGCCTATATAGCCATGATTATCGCGCAAGATACAGACTATATACTACTTGATGAACCGCTTAATAACCTTGATATGAAGCATTCTTTGCAGATTATGAAAATTCTACGCTCCTTAGCAAATGATTTTAACAAGTCCATAATCCTAGTTCTGCACGACATAAATTTCGCCTCCGTGCACTCAGATTACATAGTTGCTATGAAAAATGGCGAAATTCTGTGCAGCAAAGAAAGCAAGGACATCATAAAAGAAGATGTCTTAAAAGAAGTTTTTGACATGGATATAAAAATACACGAGATAGAAAAAAAACGAATTTGTTTTTATTTTAATTAATTTTAAGGAGGATATATGAAAAAAATACTTTTCATTGCGATTTTTTCAGTTTTTGCTTTTATAGCTTGCTCTAGCGAAAATAAAAGCGATACACACACAAGCTCTGAGGCAAATTTAAGTGAGGCAAACAGCTCTGCCAACAAAGTAACAGGCACAAATGTAAGCATAATTCCTATCGAATGGACTAGCTTAGGCGATAGGATAGAGCTAAAGCACTCAATGGGCGTGGCAGAGGTTCAAAAAAATCCCCAAAAGGTAGTAAGCTTTGACATAGGAGCTATCGATACCTTTGAAGCTTTGGGTTTAGGAGATAAGATAGTTGGCGTTCCTGCAAAAACACTACCTAAATACCTTGAAAAATACAACTCAAAGCAAAATGTTGGCTCTGTTGTTGAGATTGACTTTGAAGCCTTAAGTGCTTTAAAACCTGACCTAATCTTAATCTCTGGCAGGCAGGCAAAATTTTACGAAAAACTAAACGAGATAGCACCGACAGTTTTTGTGGGACTTGATAATACAAATTTCGTAGAAAGCTTTAGAGCTAAGGTTATAGCCATAGCTTCACTTTACGGCGAAGTAGGACAAAGCCACGGTGAAGGTTTATCAGCAGACAGTGCCTTTGAAACTGTAAAAAAACTTTTAAGCGACATTGAAGCGCAAAAAGCCCTTGTTGATAAAGACAAAAAGGCGCTTGTTATACTTACAAATGCGAACAGAATTTCAGTTTTTGGACCAAATTCACGCTTTGGTGTGCTTTATGATTTATTTGGTTTAAGCCCGGCTGATACTAATTTAAAGATAGGCACACACGGCAACAGAGCTGATTCTGAGTATATTTTAAAAGTAAATCCTGATTATTTGTTTGTAGTAGATAGAAATGTAATAGCAAAAAACAAAGAGACTGCCGCAGCTGCACTTGATAATCCTTTAATCGCCAAAACAAAGGCCGCACAAAATGGCAAAATTATATACCTAGACCCTGAGCTTTGGTATCTAGCCGGAGGCGGTGGGCTTATATCTTTAAAAGCTATGAGCGATGAGGTATTTGAGGCTATAAAATAACTCAAAAAATCAAAACAAGAGGGTATAGTCTAAGACTTCCCTCTTTAATATAAATTTAAAAATACATTCTTGCAAACATCATAAAATCAAACATGTTTTAACAATTTTTAATTGACTCAACAAAAATCAATTTTAAATTTATGGGTATATTTTGGTGTATATTTTTTGTATAATATACCTAAATTCTAAGAAAGGAAAGAACATGAAAGCTATAAATTACGAAAAATATGCGAACATGAGCACCAAACAGCTTGTAAATGCTCTTATAAGTGCCGAAAAAAAAGAGCAAAAACTCAAGCAAGAAGCAGAAAAGAAATTTAAGGAAAGTGCGGAGTTGATTAGATTTTTAACAAGCAAAATCAAAGAAAATCTAGAAAAACCAAAATACGAATTTTTTACAAGAGAGCAAACAAATCTTGATGAGTTGGTAAAAGAGGTAGAAAGTAAAATGACGCCAGAAGAGATAAAAGAAATTGAAGAAGAAGTTGAAAGAGAAGCTTACGGACAATAAATGACTTATGAAATTATATATGATAAAAATGTTATTAAATTTTTAGACAAGTTAGCCAAATCAAACCCTAGAAAATTTAAAGGGATAAATTATTTTTTAACAAATATATTACCCAAAGCTGAAAACCCAGCCAAACTTGCGAACGCCAAATACCTAAAAGGATACGATGATAACCGCTACCGCTGGAGGTTAGGGGATTATAGAATAATAGGAATTGTAGAAAACAACACTTTCAAATTAATTCAAATAATTAAGATTGCAAAAAGGGATGAAAACACTTATAGATGATTTAAGCTAGACACTTAAAAATATCAAATTTATTGTCTTTTGTTTTATGTGCTTAAAAATTCAAACAAAATTTAAGCAATATTTTTAACAAAAAACATAGGCTCTCCCATTTTAAATACTTAAAAAATAAATTTTATCGCTAGCACAGGTAAAATACTGCGTATAAATACCACAAAATCATTTTAAAAGTCTAAATTTTTTCAATCTCAAACACCTGCATTGATGTTACAAATTTATCAAAGTCAAATTTCATATATAAAATTCGCACACAACCACACAACCACACAACCACACAACCACACAACCACACAACCACACAACCACACAACCACACAACCACACAACCACACAACCACACAACCACACAACCACACAACCACACAACCACACAACCACACAACCACACAACCACACCACCACAAGCCCAAGTGCCGCCGATTTTATCAGCAAAGCAAGCAAAACAAAAAGATGGCTAGCTCATTGCCTTAAATCTTATGTTGACACCGTTTTATTACTTTTTACCTTTAGCTAGCATTAGCAAAGCGCACTGTTACGCAATTTCTACAAAAATGCTTTTCAAAACTTAAATTTTCGCCAAGCAAGACAAAAAATCCAAATTTTTAACTATAATTACAAGAGAATTTTTAGGAAAACTTATGAGTGTAAAAGCTATTTTTAGATTATTAAAAAGAAAAAAAACCCGTTTAAAAAGCAAAAATGAAGTTCTAGCAGGGATTTTAGTAGCCGCCTTTTTCTCATCTGCTACTTGGTTTATAAGCATTTTGTATTATCAAGCAAGTTTTCAGGTAAGCTCCTTTCTTGGAATTTTGGTATTTTTGATAGTGCTTTGGACGAACTCTGCCTTGCCTCTTGGCGTTGTGTCCTTGCTTCCTATCGTGCTTTTTCCAGCCTTTGGAATTTTAGATGTTAAGAGTGCTACTAGCAATTACGCAAACCCCATAGTGTTTTTGTTTTTGGGTGGTTTTATGCTAGCTACTGCGGTTGAAAAGATTGGTTTGCACAAAATCATAGCCAAAAGCTTGCTTTCTCGCTTTCCTAAAACCCCAAAAGGCATTATAACGGCCTTTGGAACGGCTAGCGTTATTTTAGGAAGTGCTTTATCAAATTCAACCGTCGCCCTACTCTTAGTGCCTATAGCGCTTTCGATAACAGAAGATAATGTTTTAAAGACTAGATTTTTGCTAGCTGTTGCCTTTGGAGCAAGCATTAGCGGTATCACAACGCCCATAGGCACGCCGCCAAATCTCATCTTTCTAGGTTTTTTAGAAACTACAGGGCTTGGAAGCATTAGTTTTGTGGGTTGGATGCTTTTAATGCTGCCGCTAAGCATTAGTATGCTTTACGTGATGATACAAATTTTATCTTATAAGCTTGGCAAAGAGGAGCTTAAAATAGACGCTTTCGATGACATAACGATTACTTTTGAACACAAAAAGCTTTTATTTTTCATCTTTTTGCTACTTGTTATACTGCTTTTAAATTCGCCCGTAAAACCCATATACCAAGGGCTTGGCTTTAATGAAAATGTCATTTTGCTAGCCTTTGGGCTTTTGATGTTCATACCTAAGATAGGACTTTTGTCTTGGGAGGATTCAAGAAGCATTCCTTACGAAATCATATTTTTGTTCGGTGCGGGCTTTTGCGTGGCCATGGCTATATCTAAAATTCAGCTAGGTGATGCCTTTGCGCCGATTTTTGCGTATTTTTCCACCCTGCCCCTGCTTTTATTTATACTATGCGTGTGCTTTTTCGTGCTTTTCTTAACTATGTTTATAAGCTCAACTGCCCTAAGTGCCATACTGCTTTCAGTGCTATACGCTTCAACTAAGGAATTTTTGGAGCCAAATTACCAAAGCTTGATTATGCTAATTGCCACCATTTGCATAGGCTTTTCCTTTCTTTTGCCTTTTTCAACGCCTCCAAATGCCATAGTTGCAAACAGAGGCAACATCAAACCCTTAGTTATGTTTAAATTTGGCTCGGTTTTAAGTATCTTTGGCATTATACTTATAGTGATTTTCTCGCTTGCTTATTGGCAATGGTTTTTGTAAAAGGATACTTCGTGGCTAGACTAGATGAAATAAAAGAAAAATTACAAGAGCTAAGAGCTTACAGAAATTTTGCCTTAACTTCCTTGATAGCATTAATAGCCTTTGTATTTACAAGTTCAGATGAAACAGATATATACATTTTTATCTTAAGCTTGATTACTATTGCAACTTTAGGTATAATAGTTTCTGTATTGCAAGTGAAAATTTTAAAACTTATAAAAGAAACAGGAGAACTATAATGGAACTTTTAACTGCTTGTGTTGCTGCATTTGGGATTTTATGTTTCTTTGTTGCTGCGATTTTAGTGATAAGAAGTGCCTAGCTTTAAAATATCTTATGCAAGGGACTTAATGATATTTAAGCTTTCCTCTTTCTGTTAAAATTTAAGTAAGGCAAAGCTATCTTTTCACTCATTTTCCAAACTTTCTTAACATTGTTTTATAACAGTCTTTCTTCTTAAGTTTCTGCCAATGCCCTATTTTCCACATTTTATAACCACGGTTACATTTTTTTAAAAAATTTTGCAAAAAAGTATAAAGTATTTTTCTAAGTTTTCGATATAGCTAGTAACAAAGCAAAGGAAGCTTTGAATTCAAACTAAAAGGATTTACCATGGGATACCGTATAAATACGAACGTATCTGCGCTTAACGCGATCAACACTTCAACTCTAAACACAAGGAGTTTGAACACATCTTTAGAAAGACTTTCATCAGGTCTTAGGATTAACTCTGCTAAAGATGACGCTTCAGGTTTGGCAATAGCTGATCAGCTTCGCTCTCAAGCTGCGACTTTAGGACAGGCTATCAACAATGGTAACGATGCTAACAGTATCTTACAAACTGCTGATAAAGCTATGGACGAGCAAGTAAAAATTCTTGAAACTATCAAGACAAAGGCTACTCAAGCTGCTCAAGATGGACAAAGCACAAAGAC includes:
- a CDS encoding ABC transporter ATP-binding protein produces the protein MIELKNICKKYDSKAVLTNITVSFNKHKITSLIGSNGAGKSTALGIASRLIKPDSGEIIIDGLELSKYKSHELAQKISILKQQNNINIRLRVKELVSFGRFPYSQGKLNSKDEAKIKEAIAYMDLQGLEDRFLDSLSGGQRQRAYIAMIIAQDTDYILLDEPLNNLDMKHSLQIMKILRSLANDFNKSIILVLHDINFASVHSDYIVAMKNGEILCSKESKDIIKEDVLKEVFDMDIKIHEIEKKRICFYFN
- a CDS encoding siderophore ABC transporter substrate-binding protein — its product is MKKILFIAIFSVFAFIACSSENKSDTHTSSEANLSEANSSANKVTGTNVSIIPIEWTSLGDRIELKHSMGVAEVQKNPQKVVSFDIGAIDTFEALGLGDKIVGVPAKTLPKYLEKYNSKQNVGSVVEIDFEALSALKPDLILISGRQAKFYEKLNEIAPTVFVGLDNTNFVESFRAKVIAIASLYGEVGQSHGEGLSADSAFETVKKLLSDIEAQKALVDKDKKALVILTNANRISVFGPNSRFGVLYDLFGLSPADTNLKIGTHGNRADSEYILKVNPDYLFVVDRNVIAKNKETAAAALDNPLIAKTKAAQNGKIIYLDPELWYLAGGGGLISLKAMSDEVFEAIK
- a CDS encoding type II toxin-antitoxin system RelE family toxin, yielding MTYEIIYDKNVIKFLDKLAKSNPRKFKGINYFLTNILPKAENPAKLANAKYLKGYDDNRYRWRLGDYRIIGIVENNTFKLIQIIKIAKRDENTYR
- a CDS encoding SLC13 family permease, with protein sequence MSVKAIFRLLKRKKTRLKSKNEVLAGILVAAFFSSATWFISILYYQASFQVSSFLGILVFLIVLWTNSALPLGVVSLLPIVLFPAFGILDVKSATSNYANPIVFLFLGGFMLATAVEKIGLHKIIAKSLLSRFPKTPKGIITAFGTASVILGSALSNSTVALLLVPIALSITEDNVLKTRFLLAVAFGASISGITTPIGTPPNLIFLGFLETTGLGSISFVGWMLLMLPLSISMLYVMIQILSYKLGKEELKIDAFDDITITFEHKKLLFFIFLLLVILLLNSPVKPIYQGLGFNENVILLAFGLLMFIPKIGLLSWEDSRSIPYEIIFLFGAGFCVAMAISKIQLGDAFAPIFAYFSTLPLLLFILCVCFFVLFLTMFISSTALSAILLSVLYASTKEFLEPNYQSLIMLIATICIGFSFLLPFSTPPNAIVANRGNIKPLVMFKFGSVLSIFGIILIVIFSLAYWQWFL